GGAATCGGATGTCtgcgctcgcttgcttctcttTGGCTTTGGCGTTGGTtgtggggagctgtgggaggggcttgCCAGACGATCTTTTGATCATCCAGGCGACCCATAGACGATAACGATGGTCAGCTACTTACacttttattacatggagcaacagTCAGCTgttgaacatgttcaaagacagcGATAAGCAGGCCTAGTGCATGTCGGCTcattggtgtaatagctcatgtttaAAAGCAACTAATGATTATCGCCTGGGACGGCCAGTAATCGGCCAAATACTtggggccttaaaggagaagtctagcgaaaatttttgtattttggaaagtattgtattgccccctaaaagttaaacaatccccaatatacacttattacaggaaatgcttataaagtgcttttttccctgcacttactactgcatcaaggcttcacttcctggataacatggtgatgtcacttcctggataacatggtgatgtcacttcctggataacatggtgatgtcacgacccgactcccagagctgtgtgggctgtggctgctggagaggatgatggcagggggacactgagggacacagggcactggagggacactgagcatcgctctgccatcatcctctccagcagccacagcccacacagctctgggaatcagtTGTTAccacaccatgttatccaggaagtgacatcaccatgttatccaggaagtgatgcagtagtgcagggaaaaaagcactttataagcatttccagtactaagtgtatattggtgatttgtataacttttgcggggcaatacaatatttaaataaaaattttcacggacctctcctttaaagaAAGACAGCAGGGGAGAAAGATGGCCGTCAGGGACAGAAAATAAGTGGCTATTGTTAGAGAAATGGTGGCCAGGGGGAGAAGGATTGTAGCCCAGGGTGGAGAGATAGTGGCCTGGAATAGAGgatattggcaaaaaaaaaaaaaaaaaaaaaaaaaaaaaaaggaaacctgTATATAAAGTTCGGAAAGATAGTGGGATAGTAACTATAGAGAGATAACATGGTGGTGGTATGATGAACATTCAGTGACATATTTCCTGGTAAGACATATATATGTAAAGTGAAAATGTGACCATCGGAGGACTCCCTGTTTACAACCTAATGGCTACGGTTTCACTCCACCAGTATCTGCGACATCTTGGCGTTTCTACGACTGGCACCAACCCTCAATGCTTTAAAATAAGAAAGAATAGTCAGATGTGCGGATTACAACTCTTTCTATTGTTCTGTAACTTTTCTCCCTATACGGTAACATCAGCCACAGTTTGGCGTCCTGTGGGAATGAGGCGATGTGGCCAGAAATGGCAACCGCCGCTATggaaacttgggggggggggggggagagcggattTGTTATAATGCGATCCACACGTGTATCAATCCGCTTGGATCACTGCGATGTGCAATACGGCGCACTGCTGACCGCCTTAGGCGCTcgtctctccccctcctttcatTGAcaataaagggtttttttttggctTTGTATTAAGAGTTTACATTGGAATTTTTACGACAATGGCCCCCATCCCAGGCCGCCCCCCCCAACCCTCCTCAATTTGTTGCAAGTTCTGCCGCACCGATACTACTGGGAGATAATGGATTCCGGGACATGCTTTTCATTCTCCGAGACCACAAGTTATTTTTAGTGTCAGCGCTGAGATATCATTAAGATAATTCGTGGTCGGGAGTTCAGCGGCTTTCCAAAaagttctggaaaaaaaaaaaaaaagtttataaccCTGAAATGATTCCAAGTGACTGTGAGACTCCCCCAGTGCTGCAGCAGAGcgtgttatactgtatatgtgacctgcagtcctatgtaacagtgaTAACTAAGAATACAGATAATAtagatgtcatctgcagtcccatgtaactccacAGGTAATACAGTGATAActgagtatagataatgtagatgtcacctgcagtcctatgtaacactaaaGATACCACAGTGATAATTCTGAGTACAgacaatgtagtagatgtgatctgcagtcccatgtaacactacagataccACAGTGATAATTCTGAGTAAAGACAATGtagtagatgttacctgcagtcctatgtaacaccacagataacacagtgataactctccgagtacagataatgtagaagatgttccctgcagtcctatgtaacaccacagataacctGCCTGTTGATTGTTTCCATGGTACAAGTAATACAAATGACAGAGAAGCTGGCCCCCCGGCTTCTACTAACACAATGACTAGCAGCAGATAACCATGTGGCCCCCGTACGTACAGGTTTTTGTCACCCACCAATCAGGATCATGGGACGATTCTTCATCTGGGAGATGCTAAACATACCTGCGTACACAAAACGAGAAGACGTCTGTCATTAGAGTCAGCTTTATcggatgtatatacagtgctgagCTCTCCTCTGTCTGGATATGCTTTACCTGCACTGACACATTGTGACAAACCATCAGCGAAGGAGagagagctctgctacatcttggaTTGTTTGTGCTAATACAGAGGTGTGGAGCCGGTCTATAATCTACAGTAGgagtggggaaccttggctctccagctgttacaaaactacaactcccatcatgcctgggcagccaaaggctgtccaggcatgatgggggttgtagttttgcaacagctggagagccaaggttccctacccctgatctaaaggttgggctgtattcacactgcacAGGACGGAGCTCACCCGCATGCTGCTTCTTCTTGCGTCCCACAGCCGCCCCAATAATCTGTATCAGCTCCTCCTCACTCGCCCCAGAACGCAGACAGTCTCTGAGAGACACCTCCGAGTTCCCAAAGAGACAAACCtgagggagagagacagagaagaCAGAAAATCCGCATCATTTCTAATGCTCTAGTgacacccagagctgcatttcCAACTGTTACACacgtcacatccagagctgcattcataatggtggagatttatcaaacatggtgtaaagtgaaactggcccagttgcccctagcaaccaatcagattccacctttcattttccaaagagtctgtgaggaatgaaaggtggaatctaattggttgctaggggcaactgggccagtttcactttacaccatgtttgataaatctcccccatagttcctaCATTCTGGTATTATTAGAGCAACACTTACATACATTCTGCTCCAGATATACATGTTTTTACTAATAATTCGTATATACATCGCTTGGGCCATGTAGATCTGCTGACAACAGCAGTTCGCATAGAGAGCTGCATTCAGAATATGGCCTTGTGATGGTAACCGCACCTTGAGATTGCCGTCAGCCGTGATCCGCAGCCGATTACAGGAGCCACAGAAGTGATCAGACATGGAGGTGATGAAGCCGATCTGCCCCTGGAATCCGGGCACTTTGAAGGCCTGAAAACACATTGCACCATTACTATAAAGCCGacacttaaaaggggttatccagctaaaaactctttcaaatcaactggtttcagaaagttatatagatttctaattcacttctatttaaaaatctcctgtacttatcagctgctgtatgttctgtatgaagtgaagtgttctttccagtctgacacagtgctctctgctgacacctctgtccatgtcaggaactgtccagagcaggagaggtttcctatggggatttgctgctgctctggacagttcctgatatggacagaggtggcagtagagagcagtgtgtcagactggaaagaatacaccacatcatgcagggcatatagcagctgataagtactggaaggcttgagatttttaaatagaagcaaattacaaatctatataactttttgaaataagttaatttaaaagaaaaatattttcacatgagtacccctttaataataaccaCCATATTACCTAAAAGCATTGTCACCCAGCTCTCTATAAACCCTGACAAACATATAAagctgctgctctggatgtgTCAGTCTCCACTGCAGCTCTACCATTACATTCATGAACCGGGGGCTATAGGCCTCTAGAACCGTATAAGAAACCCCAATCAATGTATAGACTAAAAGAAGATGAGGAGAAACTAAGCAATAACTGATAGAGGTTACATCTTCTGTACCTTGGAGGTGCTGGTTACATCGGTGGGGACTGTCTCCAGCTCCGGCCATTTCTGTCTGATAGTGTCCAACATTTCCTGGTAACTCACCATCTTCTTGAAGTTCCACTTGTTGCCTATTATAATATGACAGCAGCATCTTTATATTGTGtatccagagttacatcctgtattataccccagagctgcgatcactattctgctggtgaggtcactgtgtacatacattacattacttatcctgtactgaacctgagttacatcctgtattatactccagagctgcactcactattctgctggtggggtcactgtgtacatacattacattacttatcctgtactgatcctgagttacatcctgtattataccccagagctgcgatcactattctgctggtgaggtcactgtgtacatacattacattacttatcctgtactgaacctgagttacatcctgtattatactccagagctgcactcactattctgctggtggggtcactgtgtacatacattacattacttatcctgtactgatcctgagttacatcctgtattataccccagagctgcgcttactattctgctggtgaggtcactgtgtacatacattacattacttatcctgtactgatcccgagttacatcctgtattataccccagagctgcgctcactattctgctggtgaggtcactgtgtacatacattacattacttatcctgtactgatcctgagttacatcctgtattatactccagagctgcactcacttttctaCTAGATGACATTGAAAACAGTCAACACCACTTTATTATATCTATCCTACTTTCTGACAGTTTCCATATAGTAGAGGAGGTCTTTCTCTCATTAGTTTTCCCAAAAGCAGTGACAGGTGTTAGTCACCATTACTGACCGCATTGCTTCCTGTAGGGTGCACTCCACTTACCATCAAAAGGCATGTACTCAATAAACCGCACCTCCAGCGGCTGCTTCTCAGTGAGCGCAACAAAGTCCAGGAGCTCGTCCTCATTTAACCCCCTCATGACCACACAGTTGACCTGCGCCAAGGCAAATATGAAGGTTAGTCACCTGATCAGAGCAGACATATCCTGAAACAACCCTTTAATGCAGCACATCTTTtactcaagagctgcactcataATTCTACTGGTTGCCTAGTCTCATAATGCATTGCTTAAAGCTACAGAAGTAGGGATTGCGGCCTCTGATAACTGGCTGCtgtaaactacatttcccatagtGCAACAGAAAAAAGATCTGATGTATTacctacatcattttgttcagccgatctcctaatatgcaggagaataggatttttgccacacccctccccccgccctccagctgctgattgacagttgctgcctatacacagtatggatagataactgccaatcagcagctagtgggcagagttttctgcttctcatgaatatccaggactactgggctcacgcacataatggagaggactacttattgtccatgttattcaggaggatatctctggatcagctgcacagaacaatgtaagtgatagatcattctgttcagcttctctgtcactagtttatgctactctgagataggacaacaaAACCTACTGACAAAGTTTCTTTAAGTATGAAAGTATGTGGAGTGAACGTTACATCTCCTAAAATGCAACACAGCTAAATATACTTTATACACaaatacagccagcagggggcagcagtcacCAGTGTGCTGAGAAAGGTAATAGGAAACCggaagaattgtgaatgcagctttgaGAGTGACTAGAGCACTGGCAGAAGTTTCCCTATAAGAAGTTACATTCGGGAGACACATGGATCGATACATCGTAGCAAACGTgttaaataaattaaaacaaagattacaagaaaaaaaaaaaatacagaaagtgGAAACATCTGCCGGCGACGAGCGGCTTTACGAGCGACGCTCTTGGATTATTTATCTTAGCACATAGTAAAAAAGCCTCATTACTGCAGACGGTATAAGGGGCTGGtgaagccccccctccccctgctctacTGCCTGCGACGGACCCCAGCCAAGCGCCCAGGCTCCAGACGCGCACGGGGATTCTTGGCGAGGAACGGATCTTACATTTTATCACATCGTATTGACCGAAAATAATGTCATTTCCAGAGGTTGAAGAGGAAGGCAATAAAAGCAGAGGAACCTATAAAAGATATAACAAAGAGGGCAAACGCTCCAAAAACAGCCCAACACAAAAATAGAATCAAGAATAATAGTAATTAGACAAATAAAAATGGACGAAATGCTCCAAAAACAGTgaaagaagtaaaaaaataaagagcaAATGTtccaaaaactggaaaaaaaaaatagaagaaaaaaaaaattatagttgtAACTGCAAGTATTCCAAGCAAggcaagaaaaaaagaaaagaaaaactaaagaaatataataaaaatttgcAAAAGCTCCATAAACACTGAAATGGAACAAAAAATAAATGGTAAAAAGAACATTTTAATTAAACAGCGTATACTGTACACGCCAAAGAAAAACAGCAAAAGAAATACAAAAGTAGCTAAACATTTATAGTAACTAAATAATGTAAAGGAAAAGTGCACATGCAtcaaaaacagaaacaaaaaaaattaaaagagaaTGActgaaaatatattaaaaaaaaatatatatatatatataaaaaaaaaaaagtgcaaatgcttcaaaattaaaaaatacaaaaagaaaaaaacaaaaaaaaagcgtcTCCTATCGCCACCTATAGGCAACAGAAGGAATCTGTGACAATTAGTAACATCCAGCTCTTTACTGCCCCTACCTGTGTCAGtatccactgcagtttttgtattGTATTCCTGAAACAGGAAGCTctggatgtacagggggggggggggggggggttcactgtcatttaaattttttttttttttttcagaaatcgatagtacaggcgattttaagaaactttgtaatttggtatATTactcaaaaaatgcatttttatcatgaaaaagcagtttgaagctcttccccctgtcttcatgattctctagggagaggggaagggtggagggagatgaggcaccaaaacaggacaacaaagagttcaccgggctatctcctctgaagtcagcactgacctctgacctctaaataccagctttcacacagctcccactgtgtaatcctttgttctctgctctctgctggcgactaatctccctcctcccctctccataggttacacagggctcaactgatgtaaatgagtcgagatttcctgataatgagcagtggatgacagaaaggagaggaggagggggacctggggaaagtctttttgaatgcagataatagcatatttgcctaataaacccaattagaaagtttcttaaaatcacctgtactattgatttctgcaaaaaaaataaataaaaatccgacagtgacactttaatataaaataaaatctcttaTAAATGGCGCTGAGgagaggcagaacttgtgcagataATGGCGGTTCAGGTTTTGTGCAGATGGTGGGCGGTATAGCCGAGTCTCACCAGGACCCCTGCCCGGCTAGGTGTGATAGACACAGTGAGACCACGTTACTTTGTGCAGGACGCTAACCTTCACAGGATTGTAGCCCAGCTCCACCGCCCGCTGAATCCCCTCCATGACTTTATGAAAACCTAAGggaagaaaaataaaagaaaaattaatagTCGTGAGAAAATCACCATGGGCTGTGCACAGTGACAGGTTCAGCTCTGCTAAATCTAGGCCGGAGGCTCCAGGTAACACTTCAGAAGAGGGAGTCTATAGGATGCAGTGTGCAGCTACAGTctgatgctgccatctagtggagacgAGCAGCAATGTCACTGccatcacacacagaggggcCGCAGCTCCCCCAGCAGTGGTCACACCGTTCCCATCAGCTCATGTGATTCTGCTCAGGCTTCCTGTTCATCCTCTGATGGAATTGAAAGATTGTGGAGGGGGGAAAATCTTCACTGAAGTTCAGATACTGACTACACTGCTGCAGGATATGGCAGAAGGCACTGTGTGTTACTGCTGATCTATAGGGCAGAGTGCTGGTCCTGGCATTTTGATCCCTGATGGCATAGAGGCTGCTCCATGACAGCTTCTGTACCCGCCATAGAGGGAGTCTGAATACCACCGCCAGCTCCCTGCACTGACATCCCGCCATAGAGGGAGTCTGAATACCACCGCCAGCTCCCTGCACTGATATCCCGCCATACAGGGAGTCTGAATACCACCACCAGCTCCATGCACGGATATCCCGCCATAGAGGGAGTCTGAATACCACCGCCGGCTCCCTGCACTGATATCCTGCCATATAGGGAGCCTGAATACCACCACCGCCAGCTCCCTGCACCGATATCCCGCCATACAGGGAGTCTGAATAGCACCACCGCCAGCTCCCTGCACTGATATCCTGCCATACAGAGAGTCTGAATACCACCGCCAGCTCCCTGCACTGATATCCTGCCATACAGGGAGTCTGAATACCACCGCCAGCTCCCTGCACTGATATCCTGCCATACAGGGAGTCTGAATACCATCGCCAGCTCCCTGCACTGATATCCCGCCATACAGGGAGTCTGAATAGCACCACCGCCAGCTCCCTGCACTGATATCCTGCCATACAGGGAGTCTGAATACCACCGCCAGCTCCCTGCACTGATATCCTGCCATACAGGGAGTCTGAATACCATCGCCAGCTCCCTGCACTGATATCCCGCCATACAGGGAGTCTGAATAGCACCACCGCCAGCTCCCTGCACTGATATCCTGCCATACAGGGAGTCTGAATACCACCACCAGCTCCCTGCACCGATATCCCGCCATAGAGGGAGTCTGAATACCACCACTGCCAGCTCCCTGCACCGATATCCTGCCATACAGGGAGTCTGAATACCACCACCAGCTCCCTGCACCGATATCCCGCCATAGAGGGAGTCTGAATACCACCACTGCCAGCTCC
This sequence is a window from Dendropsophus ebraccatus isolate aDenEbr1 chromosome 15, aDenEbr1.pat, whole genome shotgun sequence. Protein-coding genes within it:
- the MOCS1 gene encoding molybdenum cofactor biosynthesis protein 1 isoform X3 — encoded protein: MPEEGVKLTPKGDLLTAQEILTLARLFVQEGVDKIRLTGGEPLIRPDVVDIIAQLRKLEGLKTIAVTTNGINLARLLPRLQEAGLDVLNVSLDTLVPAKFEFIVRRKGFHKVMEGIQRAVELGYNPVKVNCVVMRGLNEDELLDFVALTEKQPLEVRFIEYMPFDGNKWNFKKMVSYQEMLDTIRQKWPELETVPTDVTSTSKAFKVPGFQGQIGFITSMSDHFCGSCNRLRITADGNLKVCLFGNSEVSLRDCLRSGASEEELIQIIGAAVGRKKKQHAGMFSISQMKNRPMILIGG